In Xenopus tropicalis strain Nigerian chromosome 5, UCB_Xtro_10.0, whole genome shotgun sequence, one genomic interval encodes:
- the LOC100485669 gene encoding uncharacterized protein LOC100485669 isoform X1: MDFLLIYFYPFHFIQKLDYIYNMKTDKRMRIFDIYLIKCMIVVGLLLQCIQPCYAATKKRVQVTEPPKEIAVNTSQLEDGRAYSTGYKYNYKAFIIALAMMGTFVLPGAAVWFLYYKLKKKYTVDDIEKATEESQAKPSISRITTWLRLLCGKIRKKKPTYDEEMAIEKSQPTLRSKGKKKKTMKKKKNAPVNKSVEEAMPKENVVVTNVIQPEQQHMVPHEDLSKEHAVESAKEFGTKPEYRRVIVLTWTEEVTDDEDDQVSTHQMKECQKEISVALKPNMASQKLKHTEKQEATDIKLKPENLFKGKLPVFPERQGIPKPSWTSQMLKNMMRIHMGKVKDVDPETLWKSVLRGTGKRTQPEPKEKTSAIPKPSLEKQMLNKELKEYFQKHPERGSNSTILTGVGTSDETPAYPEGLIVLPKTVLTRDFRQAKRKPIVKREMLRKTIDEMQSRRLQKLTEESNMSEPAKPEKDQPQEDRQNRIDRSTSLTFQEAFDTLNKQARKK, translated from the exons ATGGATTTTCTTCTAATATATTTCTATCCATTTCACTTTATCCAGAAACtagattatatatacaatatgaaaACCGACAAAAGAATGAGGATATTTGACATATATTTAATCAAGTGCATGATTGTCGTAGGATTACTTTTACAGTGTATCCAGCCCTGTTACG CAGCAACTAAAAAAAGAGTTCAAGTAACTGAACCCCCAAAGGAAATTGCTGTGAATACCAGTCAATTGGAAGACGGAAGGGCATACAGTACAGGCTATAAATACAACTATAAAGCATTTATTATTGCACTAGCCATGATGGGAACATTTGTATTGCCAGGAGCAGCTGTATG GTTTctatattacaaactgaagaagAAGTATACAGTGGATGATATAGAAAAGGCAACAGAAGAATCACAGGCTAAGCCTTCTATATCTAGAATAACTACATGGCTCAGACTTCTTTGTGGCAAAATAAGGAAAAAGAAGCCAACTTATGATGAAGAAATGGCCATAGAAAAATCTCAGCCTACTTTGAG GAGTAAAGGCAAAAAGAAGAAGAcgatgaagaagaagaaaaatgctCCTGTGAATAAATCTGTGGAGGAGGCAATGCCTAAAGA AAATGTTGTTGTCACCAATGTGATACAACCAGAACAGCAACATATGGTACCACATGAAGATTTATCTAAGGAACATGCTGTGGAAAGTGCAAAAGAATTTGGCACTAAACCTGAATATAGGAG GGTAATAGTCTTGACGTGGACAGAAGAGGTCACAGATGATGAGGATGATCAAGTATCAACTCATCAAATGAAAGAATGCCAGAAGGAGATTTCTGTGGCTCTTAAACCAAACAT ggCAAGTCAGAAGCTCAAGCATACTGAGAAACAAGAAGCAACAGATATAAAACTTAAACCTGAGAATCTATTTAAAGGCAAGCTGCCGGTTTTCCCTGAACGCCAGGGAATTCCTAAGCCTAGTTG gacttCTCAGATGTTGAAGAATATGATGAGAATACATATGGGAAAAGTTAAGGACGTAGATCCAGAGACTCTATGGAAAAGTGTTTTGAGAGGCACTGGAAAAAGGACTCAGCCGGAACCCAAGGAAAAGACATCTGCGATTCCTAAACCTAGTTT GGAAAAGCAGatgttaaataaagaattgaaagaaTATTTCCAGAAACATCCAGAACGTGGATCTAATAGCACCATTCTCACTGGAGTAGGCACTTCTGATGAGACGCCTGCATACCCAGAAGGGTTAATTGTTTTACCTAAAACTGTACT AACCCGAGATTTCAGACAAGCAAAAAGAAAGCCGATTGTAAAGCGTGAAATGCTTCGGAAAACTATAGA CGAGATGCAGTCCAGAAGACTTCAGAAACTGACGGAGGAGTCAAACAT GAGTGAACCTGCTAAGCCAGAGAAGGACCAGCCCCAAGAAGATAGACAGAACCGAATAGATCGAAGTACGAGCCTAACATTTCAAGAAGCTTTCGA cacTTTAAACAAACAAGCAAGGAAGAAATAA
- the LOC100485669 gene encoding uncharacterized protein LOC100485669 isoform X2, with the protein MDFLLIYFYPFHFIQKLDYIYNMKTDKRMRIFDIYLIKCMIVVGLLLQCIQPCYATKKRVQVTEPPKEIAVNTSQLEDGRAYSTGYKYNYKAFIIALAMMGTFVLPGAAVWFLYYKLKKKYTVDDIEKATEESQAKPSISRITTWLRLLCGKIRKKKPTYDEEMAIEKSQPTLRSKGKKKKTMKKKKNAPVNKSVEEAMPKENVVVTNVIQPEQQHMVPHEDLSKEHAVESAKEFGTKPEYRRVIVLTWTEEVTDDEDDQVSTHQMKECQKEISVALKPNMASQKLKHTEKQEATDIKLKPENLFKGKLPVFPERQGIPKPSWTSQMLKNMMRIHMGKVKDVDPETLWKSVLRGTGKRTQPEPKEKTSAIPKPSLEKQMLNKELKEYFQKHPERGSNSTILTGVGTSDETPAYPEGLIVLPKTVLTRDFRQAKRKPIVKREMLRKTIDEMQSRRLQKLTEESNMSEPAKPEKDQPQEDRQNRIDRSTSLTFQEAFDTLNKQARKK; encoded by the exons ATGGATTTTCTTCTAATATATTTCTATCCATTTCACTTTATCCAGAAACtagattatatatacaatatgaaaACCGACAAAAGAATGAGGATATTTGACATATATTTAATCAAGTGCATGATTGTCGTAGGATTACTTTTACAGTGTATCCAGCCCTGTTACG CAACTAAAAAAAGAGTTCAAGTAACTGAACCCCCAAAGGAAATTGCTGTGAATACCAGTCAATTGGAAGACGGAAGGGCATACAGTACAGGCTATAAATACAACTATAAAGCATTTATTATTGCACTAGCCATGATGGGAACATTTGTATTGCCAGGAGCAGCTGTATG GTTTctatattacaaactgaagaagAAGTATACAGTGGATGATATAGAAAAGGCAACAGAAGAATCACAGGCTAAGCCTTCTATATCTAGAATAACTACATGGCTCAGACTTCTTTGTGGCAAAATAAGGAAAAAGAAGCCAACTTATGATGAAGAAATGGCCATAGAAAAATCTCAGCCTACTTTGAG GAGTAAAGGCAAAAAGAAGAAGAcgatgaagaagaagaaaaatgctCCTGTGAATAAATCTGTGGAGGAGGCAATGCCTAAAGA AAATGTTGTTGTCACCAATGTGATACAACCAGAACAGCAACATATGGTACCACATGAAGATTTATCTAAGGAACATGCTGTGGAAAGTGCAAAAGAATTTGGCACTAAACCTGAATATAGGAG GGTAATAGTCTTGACGTGGACAGAAGAGGTCACAGATGATGAGGATGATCAAGTATCAACTCATCAAATGAAAGAATGCCAGAAGGAGATTTCTGTGGCTCTTAAACCAAACAT ggCAAGTCAGAAGCTCAAGCATACTGAGAAACAAGAAGCAACAGATATAAAACTTAAACCTGAGAATCTATTTAAAGGCAAGCTGCCGGTTTTCCCTGAACGCCAGGGAATTCCTAAGCCTAGTTG gacttCTCAGATGTTGAAGAATATGATGAGAATACATATGGGAAAAGTTAAGGACGTAGATCCAGAGACTCTATGGAAAAGTGTTTTGAGAGGCACTGGAAAAAGGACTCAGCCGGAACCCAAGGAAAAGACATCTGCGATTCCTAAACCTAGTTT GGAAAAGCAGatgttaaataaagaattgaaagaaTATTTCCAGAAACATCCAGAACGTGGATCTAATAGCACCATTCTCACTGGAGTAGGCACTTCTGATGAGACGCCTGCATACCCAGAAGGGTTAATTGTTTTACCTAAAACTGTACT AACCCGAGATTTCAGACAAGCAAAAAGAAAGCCGATTGTAAAGCGTGAAATGCTTCGGAAAACTATAGA CGAGATGCAGTCCAGAAGACTTCAGAAACTGACGGAGGAGTCAAACAT GAGTGAACCTGCTAAGCCAGAGAAGGACCAGCCCCAAGAAGATAGACAGAACCGAATAGATCGAAGTACGAGCCTAACATTTCAAGAAGCTTTCGA cacTTTAAACAAACAAGCAAGGAAGAAATAA